The following proteins are co-located in the Streptomyces sp. NBC_00435 genome:
- a CDS encoding ABC transporter permease: MLAYLIRRIFAVIVMLLVITLVTFGIFFLFPKLIGTDPALYFVGKQSDPAAIEGIRQKMGLDDPILVQFGKFVVGLVAGRTYANGNDVTQCAAPCFGYSFKTEQEVWPLLTDWLPVTLSLAAGAVVLWVIGGVATGIISALKRGTVLDRSAMGLALAGVSLPIYFTGMLAIAVFSDQLGWFERPSKTFAEDPGAWFNGMMLPWISLAFLYAAMYARLTRATMLEVLNEDYIRTARAKGLTEPVVIGKHAMRSTMTPILTVLGLDLGALVGGAVLTESTFSLHGLGYNAVRAISDHDLPVILGITLIAAFFVVAANLVVDLLYAVIDPRVRLS, encoded by the coding sequence GTGCTTGCATATCTCATCCGGCGGATCTTCGCCGTCATCGTCATGCTGTTGGTCATCACGCTGGTGACCTTCGGAATCTTCTTCCTCTTCCCGAAGCTGATCGGGACGGACCCTGCCCTGTACTTCGTCGGCAAGCAGTCCGACCCCGCCGCCATCGAGGGCATCCGGCAGAAGATGGGTCTCGACGACCCGATCCTCGTCCAGTTCGGCAAGTTCGTCGTCGGGCTGGTGGCGGGTCGTACGTACGCCAACGGCAACGACGTCACGCAATGCGCCGCGCCCTGCTTCGGCTACTCCTTCAAGACCGAGCAGGAGGTGTGGCCGCTGCTGACCGACTGGCTGCCCGTCACCCTCTCGCTCGCCGCCGGCGCCGTCGTGCTCTGGGTGATCGGTGGTGTCGCCACCGGCATCATCTCCGCCCTCAAGCGCGGTACGGTCCTGGACCGTTCGGCGATGGGCCTGGCCCTCGCCGGCGTCTCCCTGCCGATCTACTTCACCGGCATGCTCGCCATCGCCGTCTTCTCCGACCAGCTCGGCTGGTTCGAGAGGCCGAGCAAGACCTTCGCCGAGGATCCGGGGGCGTGGTTCAACGGCATGATGCTGCCGTGGATCTCGCTCGCCTTCCTCTACGCGGCGATGTACGCGCGACTCACCCGCGCGACCATGCTCGAAGTCCTCAACGAGGACTACATCCGCACCGCGCGCGCCAAGGGACTGACGGAACCCGTCGTCATCGGTAAGCACGCGATGCGCTCGACCATGACCCCGATCCTGACCGTCCTCGGCCTCGACCTGGGCGCCCTGGTGGGCGGTGCGGTGCTCACCGAGAGCACCTTCTCGCTGCACGGCCTCGGCTACAACGCCGTCCGTGCCATCAGCGATCACGATCTGCCGGTCATTCTCGGCATCACCCTGATCGCCGCCTTCTTCGTCGTCGCCGCCAACCTCGTCGTCGACCTCCTGTACGCGGTGATCGACCCCCGAGTGAGGCTGTCATGA